The following is a genomic window from Paenibacillus sp. FSL R5-0766.
ATGCGATCAGGCGTGTTGACCAATTCATATCCTACTCCGTTGACTTTTCGGCTATAAGCCGTATTGCCAGACACGATCTCACCATGATCCATGTCGATGGGGAGCAGTCCGGTAAACCAGAGCTGATTCGATCCAACAGGCATAATTCCGCATAATCGCTCCACATAATCAAGGAGACAGAGGATGGAGGGGGAGTAAGTCTCGGTAAAACCTTGTTCTCCGGTCCACGGGCTTAGTACCTGACCAAATCGCTTATCTTTGGATAGCGCGGACAAGATTGGCTGCAATACCCAGGTTAGCTCCACATATCGATGATGATACTCGAATGCGTGTGGTGCCCGAATCAGACTCAGAAAATTGGATGCCCCTCCCCAGCTGTTATAGGAGGAAAAGGGATCAAATCTGGGATCATCCATTGAAATCGATGTAAACGGGTATTTAGCGAAAAACTTGCTTGTATTCAACAGGTACCGACGCAGTAGGTTATCGAACAATTCACGGTCGCCCACCTCGCAGGCCATTACGCGGAGCAACACATCGGATTGGACTCTGACCAATTCGTCATTGCGATCCCGATCATAGAAGAACATATCCTGTTCGTCGTAACAATAACGGAAAAGACTTTCCAGGCTAGACTCGGCTTTTGCTTTCCAATCCGTTCCCGATTCTCCCAGTTCTTCAGCCATGCGGGACAGATACAAGCGCTGACAATAGATATTGGCAGTCAGATCCGGTGCCAGAAAAGGCAGAATCGGAGAATCCGGGTGATAGGCAGAAGCATCATTCATATAAGGTGTATCCGGAACATGCCAGAAACGCGGGGATAAGTCATGTCCGGTGTCAAACGTACTGAAGGCCTCTACACAGCCGGTTCCTCGGGTATTACGGTTGTGGGCAATCCACTTATCGTAACGAACCATAGCCTTATACATGGTGTTCAGGAAAGACGAGTGCTTGCCATGAAGCTGATAGTGGTTCCATACACTGCGTGCCAGTGGAGTTACCAACTGGATTTGCCGGAAAGAGGGTCCGTTTGCCGTGAGTTTATACGGGAGCAATCCATCTTCTCTTTGCTGCTTGGCAAATGCGAGGTATGTTGTTTCGGACACGGAAGGAAGCAGGCGAGACAGCAGCTCCGCATTGATGGTACCTGTGCTCTCTAACCAACAACCCAGATAGATGCCACCTTCTTGTAAAATAGGATCGTTGTCTCCCATGGGCAGGATACAAGCAAGCAATTTCTCCACCGCTGCATAATACGTAGCTTCCAGTTGTCCGCCCGATGCCGCAAACCGGATACCCGACGCATGCCATTCTTGTAATAACTGCTGATCTTCCGGTTTAACTGGCTGAACTTGATCCATCATCGAAATGTTGCGCAGCCGATCCAGTATCTCTTCTGTCATATGTTCCTCCTCACAGTGTCTGCTTATTGATTCGATTCAAAGATACGAACGGTCCCGTTATAGAAGTCGGAGACAAGGTTCTTACCGAGTCAGCTTGCGTGCAGTATTAATTATAGAAATATAAAAAAAGACTGCGTGATATGCGCAGCCTTTAAATGAAATTAATAATCTATATAAATTGAACTAAAGAATATTTACACTGCACACTCCGATGACAGAACAACCTTCCGATCGCTGTTATCCCCAGATTTTTTTGATTCCTTTTATAAAGGGGAAATCCGGGGATAAAGGCGAACGCTCCGCTTCTTCAGGTCCTTTCTGTCCTCTCCGTTTCGTGTAAATGTTTAGTTCAACTTATATAGTGCAGACCTGGGAGACTTAGAAACGAACCAGATTATTGACGTTGACAGGCAAGCCTGTCGCGATGGCGCGATTGGCAGCAATCCCAGTCAGAATGGATCTGGCACCGTCCACGTGGTTAGCAGCGCGATGGAACGGATCTTCAACAGGCTCTCCAAACAGATCATTCAGCAGAACCGGGTCACCTCCGCCATGTCCACCTGCTTTCTCTTCCACTTCAACCTCATATGGCGCATCAAACATTGGAAGAACCCGCAACGTTTTACCGATTAAAGCACCTTCTTTACTTTTGTCACCCAATGAATTGACATAGGATTGCTCCACAATGTTCATTTCAATCCGGCCTTTGGTGCCATTAATGGCAATGCGATAACCCTCCCATGGCTGGTAGGCAACGAGGGAGTAGGTCAGAATGGCTTTGTTCCGATACTTCACAAGAACACCCATTGTATCCTCAATGTTGATGCCATCCCCAAATACACTCTGATCGCGCTGGTAACCATCTTCCGATTCGGCATCCAGATACATGGACTTCATATGTGCGTCTGAATCCAAATGCAGTGCAAAAGGGTCATCCTTTGCGATCGGGTTGCCGGTTGCCCGGTTGTAGAATTGCGTTACACCGCGTTCTTCTGCGTTTTCTCTGCCGTAATACATCAGATCACCAAATGCAAACACGGTATCCGGTTGCGAGCCAATCCAGAAATTCACCAAATCGAAGTGATGGGTGGATTTGTGCACGAGTAATCCGCCGCTATTACGCTTGTCCCGATGCCAACGGC
Proteins encoded in this region:
- a CDS encoding Gfo/Idh/MocA family oxidoreductase, with amino-acid sequence MSNKKRYVLVGTGGRAEFFYGALTRDYRDTSELVGFCDINQIRMNYANQLLREKYEYPEVPTYPADQFDQMIENEKPDYVIITSVDRTHHKYIIRAMELGCDVVTEKPMTIDEEKCQEILDAVKRTGQNVRVTFNYRYAPHHTKIRELILNDTIGKVTSVHFEWLLNTRHGADYFRRWHRDKRNSGGLLVHKSTHHFDLVNFWIGSQPDTVFAFGDLMYYGRENAEERGVTQFYNRATGNPIAKDDPFALHLDSDAHMKSMYLDAESEDGYQRDQSVFGDGINIEDTMGVLVKYRNKAILTYSLVAYQPWEGYRIAINGTKGRIEMNIVEQSYVNSLGDKSKEGALIGKTLRVLPMFDAPYEVEVEEKAGGHGGGDPVLLNDLFGEPVEDPFHRAANHVDGARSILTGIAANRAIATGLPVNVNNLVRF